The following proteins are encoded in a genomic region of Prochlorococcus marinus XMU1408:
- the glgB gene encoding 1,4-alpha-glucan branching protein GlgB — MTVSILLDSLREDGQRLSECKHESPFSILGPQPFKDKWIIRIWMPEANAVELLIKETKIQLNNPNHQWIFEGVLDKDPGTDYQIKVIRGGIEHIQHDPWSFRQEWMGEIDRHLFAEGNHHHIWRKMGAHLTEIDQKKGVMFCLWAPHAKSVSVIGDLNSWDGRHHPMQKRLGGIWELFIPGLKEGDLYKFEIRTQKGHCYEKADPYGFQHEVRPAKSSVISKIDSFQWNDQSWIAKRDKKDPLEQPISVYEMHLGSWMHASTDDPFINSNGEQRAPVPAADMKPGSRLLTYKELADKVIPYVKGRGFTHIELMPVSEHPFDGSWGYQVTGWYAPTSRYGSPDEFRDFVNLCHKEGIGIILDWVPGHFPKDQHGLAYFDGSHLYEHSDPRIGEHKEWGTLIFNYSRNEVRNFLVANLIFWFDQFHIDGIRVDAVASMLYKDYLRPEGEWIPNEDGGNENFEAVRFLQQANHVLFQHFPGALSIAEESTTWSGVTKPTDINGLGFNLKWNMGWMHDMLDYFEIDPWFRQFNQNNITFSICYNFTENFMLALSHDEVVHGKSHLLHKMPGDDWQKYANTRALLSYMWTHPGKKTIFMGMEFGQRQEWNVWDDLQWDLLNFQPHKGIQKLVDDLNSLYKKEPALWKNDFDEYGFQWIDCDDNKNSVISFMRREKNNGEWLVVVANFTPQNHSNYRIGVPVAGFYEEIFNSDASQYGGSNLGNMGGKSTDLFNIHGYENSVDLCLPPLSVIVLKHKSKDI; from the coding sequence AGTTGAACTTTTAATAAAAGAAACGAAAATCCAGCTAAACAACCCCAACCATCAATGGATTTTTGAAGGAGTTTTAGACAAAGACCCTGGTACTGATTATCAAATAAAAGTAATTAGAGGAGGGATTGAACATATTCAGCATGATCCATGGAGCTTCAGACAAGAATGGATGGGAGAAATTGATAGACATCTTTTTGCTGAGGGAAATCACCATCACATTTGGAGAAAGATGGGTGCTCATCTCACAGAAATTGATCAAAAGAAAGGAGTAATGTTTTGCTTATGGGCTCCTCACGCAAAAAGTGTCTCTGTTATTGGGGATCTTAATTCTTGGGATGGCAGGCATCACCCTATGCAAAAACGCCTAGGAGGCATATGGGAACTATTTATACCAGGACTAAAAGAAGGAGATTTATACAAATTTGAAATCAGAACTCAAAAAGGACATTGCTATGAAAAGGCCGACCCTTATGGTTTTCAACATGAAGTAAGACCTGCAAAAAGCTCAGTCATCTCAAAAATTGATTCATTTCAGTGGAATGATCAGTCTTGGATTGCCAAGCGTGACAAAAAAGATCCTTTAGAGCAACCAATATCAGTTTATGAGATGCATTTAGGCAGTTGGATGCATGCATCAACAGACGATCCTTTTATCAACTCAAACGGAGAGCAAAGAGCCCCCGTTCCAGCGGCAGATATGAAACCTGGATCAAGATTGCTTACTTACAAAGAACTAGCAGATAAAGTCATCCCCTATGTCAAAGGAAGAGGCTTTACTCATATCGAGCTTATGCCAGTTTCAGAACACCCTTTTGATGGCTCATGGGGGTATCAAGTAACTGGTTGGTATGCACCTACAAGTAGATATGGATCCCCAGATGAGTTTCGTGACTTTGTTAACTTATGCCATAAAGAGGGCATAGGTATAATCCTTGACTGGGTTCCAGGCCACTTCCCCAAAGATCAGCATGGACTTGCTTATTTTGATGGTAGTCATCTATATGAACATTCAGATCCCAGAATTGGAGAACATAAAGAATGGGGAACATTAATTTTCAATTATAGTCGAAATGAAGTTCGTAATTTTCTAGTTGCAAATCTAATTTTCTGGTTTGATCAATTTCATATAGACGGAATACGTGTAGACGCAGTTGCATCAATGCTTTACAAAGATTATCTTCGTCCGGAGGGTGAATGGATTCCTAATGAGGATGGAGGCAATGAAAATTTTGAAGCAGTTAGATTTCTACAACAAGCTAATCACGTTCTTTTTCAACACTTTCCAGGTGCACTTTCTATTGCCGAGGAATCAACAACATGGAGTGGCGTAACTAAGCCAACTGACATAAATGGTCTAGGTTTCAATCTAAAATGGAACATGGGTTGGATGCACGATATGCTCGATTACTTTGAGATTGATCCATGGTTTAGACAATTCAATCAAAACAACATTACTTTTTCAATTTGTTATAACTTTACTGAAAACTTTATGCTTGCTTTAAGCCACGATGAAGTTGTTCACGGCAAAAGTCATCTACTTCATAAGATGCCAGGTGATGACTGGCAAAAGTATGCAAATACAAGAGCCTTACTTTCTTATATGTGGACACATCCAGGGAAAAAAACAATATTTATGGGAATGGAATTTGGACAACGCCAAGAGTGGAATGTTTGGGATGATTTACAATGGGATCTTCTAAATTTTCAACCCCACAAAGGTATACAGAAATTAGTAGATGATTTAAATTCTCTGTATAAAAAAGAACCTGCTTTATGGAAAAATGATTTTGACGAATATGGATTCCAGTGGATCGATTGTGATGATAATAAAAATTCAGTAATTAGTTTTATGAGAAGAGAAAAAAACAATGGGGAATGGTTAGTAGTAGTGGCAAATTTCACCCCTCAAAACCACTCTAATTATAGAATTGGTGTACCTGTTGCTGGTTTCTATGAAGAAATCTTCAATTCAGATGCGAGTCAATACGGAGGCTCAAACCTAGGCAATATGGGAGGAAAATCAACAGATTTGTTCAACATACATGGATATGAAAATTCTGTAGACCTTTGCCTCCCTCCTCTTAGCGTTATTGTTTTGAAGCATAAATCCAAGGATATTTAA